The Kitasatospora sp. NBC_00374 genome has a segment encoding these proteins:
- the purD gene encoding phosphoribosylamine--glycine ligase codes for MKVLVIGGGAREHALCRSLSQDPAVSELHCAPGNAGIAQAATVHPVDQLDGAAVAALAQRLAADLVVVGPEAPLVAGVADAVRAAGIPVFGPSGRAAQLEGSKAFAKDVMAGAGVPTARAYVCTTPAQAAEALDAFGAPYVVKDDGLAAGKGVVVTSDRDAALAHAAACDQVVIEEYLDGPEVSLFAVTDGETVLPLVPAQDFKRALDGDEGPNTGGMGAYSPLPWAPEGLVQEVLDTVLQPTVDELRRRGTPFSGLLYAGLALTSRGTRVIEFNARFGDPETQVVLARLETPLAGVLLAAAKGTLDTLEPLRWHDGAAVTVVLASEGYPADPRTGDVIEGLAEADAADGTVFVLHAGTRADEDGRVLTAGGRVLSVTAVGTDLAEARTRAYAGVSRIAFKGAQHRTDIALKAAGE; via the coding sequence GTGAAGGTCCTCGTCATCGGCGGCGGCGCCCGCGAACACGCCCTGTGCCGCTCCCTGTCCCAAGATCCCGCCGTCAGCGAACTGCACTGCGCCCCGGGCAACGCCGGGATCGCGCAGGCGGCGACGGTCCACCCGGTCGACCAGCTGGACGGAGCGGCCGTCGCCGCGCTCGCCCAGCGGCTGGCCGCCGACCTGGTCGTGGTCGGCCCGGAGGCCCCGCTGGTCGCGGGCGTCGCCGACGCCGTGCGCGCGGCCGGCATCCCGGTCTTCGGCCCGTCCGGCCGGGCCGCCCAGCTGGAGGGCTCCAAGGCCTTCGCCAAGGACGTGATGGCCGGGGCCGGTGTGCCCACCGCGCGCGCCTACGTCTGCACCACCCCGGCCCAGGCCGCCGAGGCACTGGATGCCTTCGGCGCCCCGTACGTGGTCAAGGACGACGGCCTGGCGGCCGGCAAGGGCGTGGTGGTCACCTCCGACCGGGACGCCGCGCTGGCCCACGCCGCGGCCTGCGACCAGGTGGTCATCGAGGAGTACCTGGACGGCCCCGAGGTCTCGCTGTTCGCGGTCACCGACGGCGAGACGGTGCTGCCGCTGGTGCCCGCGCAGGACTTCAAGCGGGCGCTGGACGGCGACGAGGGCCCCAACACCGGCGGCATGGGCGCGTACTCCCCGCTGCCCTGGGCCCCCGAGGGCCTGGTGCAGGAGGTGCTGGACACCGTCCTGCAGCCGACCGTGGACGAGCTGCGCCGCCGGGGCACCCCGTTCTCCGGCCTGCTCTACGCGGGCCTCGCGCTGACCTCGCGCGGCACCCGGGTGATCGAGTTCAACGCGCGCTTCGGCGACCCGGAGACCCAGGTCGTGCTGGCCCGGCTGGAGACCCCGCTGGCGGGCGTCCTGCTGGCCGCCGCCAAGGGCACCCTCGACACCCTGGAACCGCTGCGCTGGCACGACGGCGCGGCCGTCACCGTGGTGCTGGCCTCCGAGGGCTACCCGGCGGACCCGCGCACCGGTGACGTGATCGAGGGCCTGGCCGAGGCGGACGCCGCCGACGGCACGGTCTTCGTGCTGCACGCCGGTACCCGGGCGGACGAGGACGGCCGGGTGCTCACGGCCGGCGGCCGGGTGCTGTCCGTCACCGCGGTCGGTACCGACCTGGCCGAGGCCAGGACCCGCGCCTACGCGGGCGTGTCCCGGATCGCCTTCAAGGGCGCGCAGCACCGCACCGACATCGCGCTCAAGGCCGCGGGGGAGTAG